The genomic stretch CGTCGAAGGTCGTGATCCCCAACGCCATGACGTACAGGCCCGCCGCCAGGATGCTGGGCCACATGAGCGGCAGCGTCACGCACCAGAGCCGGTCCCGGAAGCGAGCGCCGTGGACCTGGGCACTCTCCTCGAGGGCCGGGTCCATGTTGCGGAAGGCGGGCGCGACCATGATGAAGGCCAACGCCACGAAGTTGAGGCCCTGCACGAAACCCATCCCCGGAACCGCGCCGATGTTGAACGGCGCGGCGTCGAGGGAGAACAGGTCCATCAGCCAGCGGTTCACCACGCCGATGCGCGGATGGAGGAGGAACTGCCAGCCCATGGCCGGGAAGAAGGCCGGCACCGCCAGGGTCATGGTGAGCAGGGACACCACCCAGCCGCGTCCCGGCAGGTCGGTGCGCTCCGCCAGGAACGCGATGGGCAGCGCCAACGTGAGCGACGTCACCACCACGACGAGAGTGAACCAGAACGTGTTGACGGCGGCGCGGAAGGCCGAGTCGTCGCGGAAGAACTCGTGGAAGTTGGAAAGGGTCCAGGCGCCGCCGGCGATCCGTCCGTCTTCCAGGAACGCTACCTGAACCACCACCAGCAGCAGCAGGGCGATGACCGCGAACGCCGCCAGGCTCAGGGCCATGAACGGCGGCGCGCCCATCCACGGCCGACGCCATGGCGGCCGGCCCCGGGACACTAGTGGCATGTAACGTCCAACTCCAGGCCCATCTGTTGGTCTTTTCGCTGCCGGCTGCGTTACGTCACCCCGGGCTTTGACCCGGGGTCTTCCTCGAGTGGTACGCGCCGCCAGGGGGCGACCGCAGGTCGCCCCTACCCGTCATGGCGCCTTGCCGGCGACGAAGAATCCTGCGCATCCTGGTCTGGCGTCGGACGTTGCATGCCACTACCGGAACTCGATGGCGGCGAGCCTCGAGAACCGGAACCGGCCGGCGACCCGCGGCAGGACCGTGAACTGGTGCAGCGTGTACTCCATCTCGTAGTCGGAATGGGCGTAGATCCCGTCCATGGGCACTACCACCGAGTAGCCGTGGGCGCGCGCGGCGGTCGTGGCGGTGTAGAGCAGCGCGAAGTTGGCCGCACCGCCCAGGAACACCAGCGTGTCCGTTCCCCATGCCTCCAACAGCCCCCGCAACTCGCCGCCGAGAAACTTGTCGTAGCCGTTGGGATAGAGCACCGGTTCCTCGTCTTGCCGGGCCAGGGCGGCGGCCACCGCGCCGTCCGGCGTGCCCTTCTCCCACACCACCACCGTGAACACCACCGGCACGGACGCCGCCCGAGCCCTGTCGAGAAAGGCGCGGGCCGGACGGATCAGCGGCTGCGCCGGCTGGGACGCGGTATCCGCCTTGGTGTTGAGGTCGAGCACCACCACCGCCGTGCCGCGCGCCTCAAGCGCCACGGGCTCCGGCTTGACCCGGTTGGGCGCGGCCCGTTGCGCCGGACGCTCCTCGTTGATGATCACCGTGGCGTCCAGCGACACCCCGCAGCCGGGACAATAGCGCTCCTCGAGGAGCGCGCGCCCCTCCATGATCTTGTGGAACGGTCCCATGCGCACGGGCGGCAGCAGGCGGGTCACGCAGGCCATCCGCCAGTCTTGGCCGACGGCGCACAGCCGGTGGCCGCAAGCGGCGCATTGCACCCACTCCGCGCCCTGCTCCTCCACCAGTTCGAGGTTTTCCCGTAGCGGC from Deltaproteobacteria bacterium encodes the following:
- a CDS encoding isochorismatase family protein, translated to MNRPLRENLELVEEQGAEWVQCAACGHRLCAVGQDWRMACVTRLLPPVRMGPFHKIMEGRALLEERYCPGCGVSLDATVIINEERPAQRAAPNRVKPEPVALEARGTAVVVLDLNTKADTASQPAQPLIRPARAFLDRARAASVPVVFTVVVWEKGTPDGAVAAALARQDEEPVLYPNGYDKFLGGELRGLLEAWGTDTLVFLGGAANFALLYTATTAARAHGYSVVVPMDGIYAHSDYEMEYTLHQFTVLPRVAGRFRFSRLAAIEFR